The following proteins are co-located in the uncultured Methanobrevibacter sp. genome:
- a CDS encoding non-ribosomal peptide synthetase — MQDKLTKYMIPTAYMQLDEMPQTPNGKTDVKALPEPKLDLENIKPETELEEKLFEMAVKLINTDQFGVTDDLYAIGFTSLILMKFNSVIYAEMGVNLDIAILFNDPTIRKLASEIENTDEDTSLSEIIELANNMDYLPLTDNQIGVYYECMQSPDEIKYTMPTTMRLGSDVDADKLKEAVIKTVEAHPYLKTRIVMDDEGEVKQKRCDDIAIDEIEIAEVDSISDEEMIENDVKAFSLDDEQLFRVKIYKTPEETVLFTDFHHLITDGVSQINFFDDIANAYDGRDLNEEIVDGYVFSLLEDKQKNSDAYEKAKEFFDEKLSHEVESTVLTPNVNGDPDEGKLKYVIETIDANEIKEFCNRHSFSQNSLFLSALSLTLNKYTFSNKTLITTIFNGRSNPYYYDTQGFLVKTLPLIFISENRQETIKEFINSVDKTWKDTMSNSIYPYVNVAEDYQLKPEFFFTYQEFNETEPRMINGKVCEERELISEELNATEYKINFDIDVSKESIDFVIQYNDELYTEEYIKTFIESIKLVLKQFMENDVNELMIGDVELETAKEIPTFSPVETPFIHKRFEKQVQANPDSIALVATDATLTNNELNMKANRIANALIRKGVKAKSNILAMLPRDSNLIAAIIGILKAGCTFIPIDLEYPKERIDYIYENSQADYIITADGKGDNALDIYELLDEKNTANPDVDISPDDLAYMIYTSGSTGLPKGVMIGHKNACNQAESNPKCEYNNLLSIATIAFDTSLEDILTGITNGIKIIFANDSEIKNIVDLIRLIDENKPEVMEFTPSRLISYLEVEEFCEVISCAKCIVMGGEQFSAKAFDGVKQYTDAKVYNSYGPTEATIASNYKEITDPENITIGKALKNYVTEVRDIDGKLLPNGVMGELYIGGVGVGKGYYNMPDKTEEVYLKINNIPYYKSGDYAIELPDGDIDIKGRIDNQIKLRGLRIEIGEIESSINKFTNIKNAVVVIKEINNNDHLCAYFTAEKEIDKDALKEFLKERLTYYMVPTVFMQLDEIPQLPNGKTDTKKLPEPKLELENVKPENETEEKLFEIISELIGTDEFGTTDDLYAIGFTSLTLMKLNTLIYKEMNVNLDISILFNSPTIKKLADEILGSEEQTSQLNELIEMADEMEYFPLTENQLGIYYECMQNPDEVKYTMPAVTRFGKEIEADKLRESIIKVIETHPYLKTRIVVSDDGELKQYKNNDAEIDEIEIVKVDSITDEEITENDVKAFSINNEQLFRFKIYDGNDETVLFSDFHHIITDGASQAILFEDLAEIYEGKDITSEIVDGYVFSLIENEMKNSERYESAEKFFDEKLSQEIDSTVLTPDLNGNPEDGKIEFTGRHIDLTDINEFCLENSVGHNSLFMSALILNLNKYTFSDDTLITTIFNGRTNPNYYNTQGFLVKTLPLIIKNEDRDQTIDKFIKSVDKIWIDSINNSIYPYTKIADKYQLKPEIFYSYNEGSGSESLVINGNDYENYELTDATEETEYKIDIAVFKQDTTLGIGISYNDQLYSKAYIETFLDSIETILDQFVNNDIKTMRICDVELETTKELPTFTPLENPFIHKRFEAQVAEKPDEIALVSNGKEFTYKELNELSNRVANGLISRGVEPRHNVLIMLPRTESLIASIIGVLKAGCGFIPIDMEYPQERIQYIYENSQADYIIANVTFEGSLDIKDLLEEENIENPDVEINPDDTAYMIYTSGSTGKPKGVMIGHENACNETEGNPKCEYDNLLSIATIAFDTSLEDILTGITNGIKIIFANDSEIKNVVDLIQLIKKEKPQVMEFTPSRLLSYLEVDEFCEVIDCAKCIVMGGEQFSAKAFNGVKQYTDAKVYNSYGPTEATIASNYKEITDPEVITIGKALQNYVTEVRDIDGKLLPQGVMGELYIGGTGVGKGYYNMPEKTEEVYLTINDIPYYRSGDYAIELPDGELDIKGRIDNQIKLRGLRIEIGEIESNISRFPNIKQAIVVIKKINNSEHLCAYFTAEENIDTKLLKRYLQNKLTKYMVPTAFIQIDEMPQTPNGKTDIKRLPEPSLSLDLVEPETETEKKIYDIVSSLTSAEEFGITDDLYSLGFTSLTLMKLNSMIYNETEVNIEITDLFNNPTIQSLADKIDNNLDVQIDIKELINTAKSMDLFPLTSNQLGIYYECMQTEEIKYTMPSTIRFGSDIDPSRLKQAIIDTIEAHPYLKTRIITTPEGELRQKRCDDAEIDEIEIVEVDSITNQEMMDNDIKYIPLDDNQLFRFKIYQTPEETVLFSDIHHIITDGVSIDLLFEDIISMYNGEDINEEIVDGYAYSLIEEQLSENEVSKEYYKNKFAQGFESTVLTPNLNGNPDEAEIKLIGERINSNFVRLFCQDHSISPNVLFMSATVLALNKFTFSDKALITTIFNGRSNSNYYNTQGMLVKTLPIMVSSENREMMIEDFIKVVDKTWKDSLVHSNYPYTKLSEEYQLKPEFFYAYHGAFETDNLELNGNRYAMEELDGTVATDYKINMDIYDDGENIGMYIEYNDQIYSEDYANEFMRSIKYILFQFFTNDMDKLRISEIELAPNFMLPEFEELDNPILHKRFEAQVAEKPDEVALVASDETLTYRELDDKANRIANALIRKGVRPRSNILIMLPRTSDLIASIIGVLKAGCAFIPLDLKFPKERIEYIYENSQADYIINIDGISPNSLSIKELLEEDNTSAPDVSITKDDLAYMIYTSGSTGNPKGVMISHENVCNETEGNPKCEYNNLLSIATIAFDTALEDILTGITNGIKIIFANDDEIKSIVELISLIKRESPEVMEFTPSRLLSYLEFEEFCDAIGCAKCIVMGGEQFSAKAFNGVRQYTDAKVYNSYGPTEATIASNYKEITDPENITIGKALKNYVTEVRDIDGKLLPKGVMGELYIGGIGVGQGYYNMPEKTKEVYMTIDDIPYYKSGDYAIELPDGDIDIKGRIDNQIKLRGLRIEIGEIESNISNFPNIKQNIVVIKEIRNNEHLCAYFTAEDEINKDELKAYLSERLTQYMVPTVFMQIDEMPQTPNGKTDVKALPEPKLELTYVAPKNKMEQTICAIYSSILDIDIVGAEDNFFEIGGTSLIASKLIIELLKQDYNVKYDDIFRNQTPRKLASFLSGDEMSDDLDVDIIENYDYSRINSLLEKNTFENFAKGTNLELGNVLLTGVTGFMGIHVLYEYIKNEEGTLYCMLRKGKFDSCEERLIDLMNYYFDEDLSDLIGSRIILSEGDITELDDFKKLDEYPIDTIINCAAIVKHYTHDDYIFRVNVDGVINGLEFAEANNINYVQISTTSVLDEYTEDTDITDIHCDERTLYWGQDLSNKYLNSKFLAERMVLEKALSGLNVKIIRVGNLMGRDSDGVFQKNFDTNAFLNNIKAIKNLKATIAPISEEMVELSPIDYVAKATLELAKTPKECTVFHAVSDKLIPNRDIFDVISSFGYPIEEVSPEEFREIYEQNMNENIQGMITADLSINDFDLDEDADIEEYEDDDGELVMIDQTLEILDSLGFNWPECDKDYLTRFINYLNEVHYFD, encoded by the coding sequence CTGCAGGACAAACTAACCAAATACATGATTCCAACCGCATACATGCAGCTGGATGAAATGCCACAAACACCAAACGGAAAAACAGACGTGAAAGCTCTGCCGGAACCAAAATTAGACCTAGAAAATATTAAACCGGAAACTGAACTGGAAGAAAAACTCTTCGAAATGGCTGTAAAACTCATCAATACCGATCAGTTCGGTGTAACTGATGATTTATACGCAATAGGATTTACTTCATTAATATTAATGAAATTCAACTCAGTCATTTATGCTGAAATGGGAGTTAACCTGGATATTGCAATATTATTCAATGATCCGACTATCAGAAAACTCGCATCAGAAATTGAAAATACTGATGAAGACACCAGTTTAAGCGAAATTATCGAACTGGCAAACAACATGGATTACCTGCCACTGACAGATAACCAGATCGGTGTATACTATGAATGTATGCAGAGTCCTGACGAAATCAAGTATACCATGCCGACTACAATGAGATTAGGCAGCGACGTTGATGCAGATAAATTAAAAGAAGCCGTTATTAAAACTGTAGAAGCTCACCCATATCTTAAAACAAGAATCGTAATGGATGATGAAGGTGAAGTGAAACAGAAAAGATGCGATGATATTGCAATAGATGAAATCGAAATTGCTGAAGTTGATTCCATCAGCGATGAAGAAATGATAGAAAATGACGTAAAAGCATTTTCATTAGATGACGAGCAGCTGTTCAGAGTCAAAATATATAAAACACCTGAAGAGACCGTACTGTTCACTGATTTCCATCATTTAATTACAGATGGAGTATCACAGATTAATTTCTTTGATGATATCGCCAATGCTTATGATGGAAGAGACCTTAACGAAGAAATCGTTGACGGTTATGTATTCAGCCTTCTTGAAGATAAACAGAAAAACAGCGATGCTTATGAAAAAGCTAAGGAATTCTTCGATGAGAAATTATCACATGAAGTCGAATCTACCGTATTAACACCTAACGTTAACGGTGATCCTGATGAAGGTAAATTAAAATATGTTATTGAAACAATTGATGCAAATGAAATTAAAGAATTCTGTAACCGCCATTCATTCAGTCAGAATTCATTATTCCTCTCAGCACTTTCATTGACATTGAACAAATACACCTTCAGCAATAAAACATTAATAACAACTATCTTTAACGGAAGATCAAATCCATACTACTACGATACCCAAGGATTCCTGGTAAAAACACTTCCATTAATATTTATCAGTGAAAACAGACAGGAAACAATCAAAGAATTCATAAACAGTGTTGATAAGACCTGGAAAGACACTATGAGCAACAGTATTTATCCATATGTTAATGTTGCTGAAGATTATCAGCTGAAACCGGAATTTTTCTTCACTTATCAGGAATTCAATGAAACAGAACCTCGTATGATAAACGGAAAAGTTTGTGAAGAAAGAGAACTGATATCAGAAGAGCTGAACGCAACCGAATACAAGATTAACTTTGATATTGATGTTTCAAAAGAGTCAATAGACTTCGTAATTCAGTATAATGATGAATTATACACCGAAGAATACATTAAAACATTTATAGAATCAATAAAACTTGTTTTAAAACAGTTCATGGAAAATGATGTTAATGAACTGATGATTGGCGATGTGGAGCTGGAAACTGCAAAAGAAATACCTACATTCTCTCCTGTAGAAACTCCGTTTATCCACAAACGCTTCGAAAAACAAGTCCAGGCAAACCCCGATAGCATTGCTCTTGTTGCAACAGATGCAACATTAACCAATAATGAGCTCAACATGAAAGCAAATCGCATAGCCAATGCACTTATCAGAAAAGGTGTAAAAGCCAAAAGCAATATTTTAGCAATGCTTCCAAGGGACAGCAACTTAATAGCTGCAATAATTGGTATTTTAAAAGCAGGATGTACATTCATCCCTATTGATTTGGAATATCCTAAAGAGCGTATTGACTACATTTATGAAAACAGTCAGGCAGACTACATCATTACCGCTGACGGAAAAGGAGACAATGCGCTGGACATATATGAACTGCTTGATGAGAAAAATACCGCAAATCCTGATGTGGACATTTCACCTGATGATTTGGCATACATGATTTACACCTCAGGTTCAACAGGACTTCCTAAAGGAGTAATGATCGGACATAAAAACGCATGTAATCAGGCCGAGTCAAATCCTAAATGTGAATACAATAACCTGTTAAGTATCGCTACAATCGCATTCGATACATCCCTGGAGGACATCTTAACAGGTATTACAAACGGCATTAAAATAATATTTGCTAACGATTCAGAAATTAAAAACATTGTCGATTTAATCAGACTGATTGATGAAAACAAACCTGAAGTAATGGAATTCACTCCTTCAAGACTGATATCCTATCTGGAAGTAGAGGAATTCTGCGAAGTAATCAGTTGTGCAAAATGTATTGTAATGGGAGGAGAGCAGTTCTCAGCAAAAGCATTCGACGGAGTCAAACAGTACACAGACGCTAAAGTATACAACAGTTACGGACCGACAGAAGCAACAATCGCATCCAACTACAAAGAAATCACTGATCCTGAAAACATTACAATCGGAAAAGCACTTAAAAATTACGTAACTGAAGTAAGAGATATCGACGGAAAACTCCTGCCTAACGGAGTAATGGGAGAGCTCTACATCGGTGGTGTCGGCGTAGGTAAAGGATACTACAACATGCCGGATAAAACCGAAGAAGTATACCTTAAAATCAACAACATCCCATACTACAAGAGCGGAGACTATGCAATAGAACTTCCTGACGGAGACATCGACATCAAAGGAAGAATCGACAACCAGATTAAACTCAGAGGATTAAGAATAGAAATCGGAGAAATCGAATCAAGCATCAACAAATTTACCAATATCAAAAACGCCGTTGTTGTAATCAAGGAAATCAACAACAACGACCACTTATGCGCTTACTTCACAGCTGAAAAAGAAATTGATAAGGATGCATTGAAGGAGTTCCTGAAAGAGAGGTTAACCTATTACATGGTTCCAACAGTATTCATGCAACTGGACGAAATTCCTCAATTGCCAAACGGTAAGACAGATACCAAAAAACTGCCTGAACCTAAATTGGAACTTGAAAATGTAAAACCTGAAAACGAAACCGAAGAAAAATTATTCGAAATCATCTCAGAGCTGATCGGAACCGATGAATTCGGTACAACTGATGATTTGTATGCTATAGGATTCACTTCTTTAACATTAATGAAACTGAACACATTAATCTATAAAGAAATGAATGTAAACCTTGACATTTCAATATTGTTCAACAGTCCTACCATCAAAAAGCTTGCAGATGAAATTTTAGGCAGTGAAGAGCAGACATCACAATTAAACGAGCTTATTGAAATGGCTGATGAGATGGAATACTTCCCTCTTACTGAAAACCAGTTAGGTATTTACTATGAATGCATGCAGAATCCTGATGAAGTCAAATACACTATGCCTGCAGTTACCAGATTCGGTAAGGAAATTGAAGCTGATAAATTAAGAGAATCAATTATTAAAGTAATTGAAACTCACCCATATCTTAAAACAAGAATTGTAGTTTCAGATGATGGAGAGTTAAAGCAATATAAAAACAATGATGCTGAAATAGATGAAATCGAAATCGTTAAAGTTGATTCAATAACAGATGAAGAAATTACAGAAAATGACGTAAAAGCATTTTCAATTAACAATGAGCAGCTATTCAGATTCAAAATATATGACGGCAATGATGAGACAGTATTATTCTCTGATTTCCACCATATAATTACAGACGGTGCATCACAGGCAATATTATTTGAAGATCTTGCTGAAATCTATGAAGGTAAAGATATTACATCTGAAATCGTTGACGGATATGTATTCAGCCTTATTGAAAATGAAATGAAAAATAGTGAAAGATATGAATCCGCTGAAAAATTCTTTGATGAGAAATTATCACAGGAAATCGATTCCACCGTGCTGACACCTGACCTTAACGGAAATCCTGAAGACGGAAAAATCGAATTTACCGGCAGACATATTGACCTTACAGACATTAATGAATTCTGTCTTGAAAATTCAGTTGGTCACAACTCACTGTTCATGTCCGCACTTATACTGAACCTGAATAAATACACATTCAGTGATGATACCCTGATAACAACAATATTTAACGGAAGAACAAATCCAAACTATTACAACACTCAGGGATTCCTGGTAAAAACACTTCCATTAATTATTAAGAATGAAGACAGAGATCAGACAATTGATAAATTCATCAAATCTGTAGATAAAATATGGATTGATTCAATAAACAACAGCATTTATCCATATACCAAGATTGCAGATAAATATCAGTTAAAACCGGAAATATTCTATTCATATAATGAAGGTTCCGGTTCCGAAAGTCTTGTAATCAACGGCAATGATTATGAAAACTATGAACTCACAGATGCTACTGAAGAGACTGAATATAAAATAGACATTGCAGTATTCAAACAGGACACTACCCTTGGAATCGGTATATCATATAATGACCAGTTATATTCCAAAGCCTATATTGAAACATTCCTGGATTCAATTGAAACTATTTTAGACCAATTCGTCAACAATGACATTAAGACAATGAGAATCTGTGATGTTGAACTTGAAACTACTAAAGAACTGCCGACATTCACACCTCTTGAAAATCCGTTTATCCACAAACGTTTCGAAGCACAGGTTGCTGAAAAACCGGATGAAATTGCACTTGTTTCAAATGGAAAAGAGTTCACATACAAAGAATTGAACGAGTTAAGTAATAGAGTTGCAAACGGATTAATCAGCCGTGGAGTCGAACCAAGACATAATGTTTTAATCATGCTGCCGAGAACCGAATCATTAATTGCATCAATAATCGGTGTTTTAAAAGCAGGCTGCGGATTTATTCCGATAGATATGGAATATCCTCAAGAAAGAATTCAGTACATCTATGAAAACAGTCAGGCAGATTATATAATAGCTAATGTGACATTTGAGGGATCATTGGATATTAAAGACCTGCTTGAAGAGGAAAATATCGAAAATCCTGACGTTGAAATAAATCCTGACGATACCGCATACATGATTTATACCTCAGGTTCAACCGGAAAACCTAAAGGAGTAATGATCGGTCATGAAAATGCATGTAACGAAACTGAAGGAAACCCTAAATGTGAATATGACAATTTATTAAGTATCGCTACAATCGCATTCGATACATCTCTCGAGGATATCTTAACAGGTATTACCAACGGTATTAAAATCATCTTTGCAAATGACTCAGAAATCAAGAATGTCGTTGATTTAATCCAGCTGATTAAAAAAGAAAAACCGCAGGTTATGGAATTTACTCCGTCAAGGTTACTGTCATATCTTGAAGTAGATGAATTCTGTGAAGTAATTGACTGCGCCAAATGTATAGTTATGGGCGGAGAACAGTTCTCAGCAAAAGCATTCAACGGAGTCAAACAGTACACAGACGCTAAAGTATACAACAGTTACGGACCAACAGAAGCAACAATCGCATCCAACTACAAAGAGATTACCGATCCAGAAGTTATTACAATCGGAAAAGCGCTTCAAAACTACGTGACTGAAGTAAGAGACATCGACGGTAAACTCCTGCCGCAGGGAGTGATGGGAGAGCTCTATATCGGAGGTACAGGTGTCGGTAAAGGATACTACAACATGCCTGAGAAAACCGAAGAGGTATATCTCACAATCAATGATATTCCATACTACAGAAGCGGAGACTATGCAATTGAGCTTCCGGATGGAGAACTGGACATTAAAGGAAGAATCGACAACCAGATTAAACTCAGAGGATTAAGAATAGAAATCGGAGAAATCGAATCCAACATATCCAGATTCCCAAATATCAAACAGGCAATTGTTGTAATCAAGAAAATCAACAACAGCGAACATTTATGCGCCTACTTCACAGCAGAGGAAAATATCGATACAAAACTCCTCAAACGTTACCTCCAAAACAAGCTGACAAAATATATGGTGCCTACAGCATTCATCCAAATTGATGAAATGCCTCAGACCCCTAACGGAAAAACAGACATCAAGAGACTGCCTGAACCTTCCCTATCACTTGATCTGGTTGAACCGGAAACAGAAACCGAGAAAAAGATATATGATATCGTTTCATCCCTTACAAGTGCTGAAGAGTTCGGTATTACAGATGACCTCTATTCCTTAGGATTCACTTCACTGACACTGATGAAACTGAATTCAATGATTTACAATGAAACTGAAGTAAACATTGAAATAACTGACCTGTTCAATAATCCGACAATTCAAAGCCTTGCAGATAAAATAGACAATAACCTTGATGTTCAAATTGACATTAAGGAACTTATCAATACTGCAAAATCAATGGATTTATTCCCACTGACATCAAATCAGTTAGGTATCTACTACGAGTGCATGCAGACAGAAGAAATCAAATACACAATGCCTTCCACAATACGCTTCGGCAGTGATATTGATCCGTCAAGACTTAAACAGGCTATTATAGATACTATTGAAGCACATCCATATCTTAAAACAAGAATCATAACTACTCCTGAAGGAGAATTAAGACAGAAAAGATGTGACGATGCAGAAATTGATGAAATTGAAATTGTAGAAGTGGATTCAATCACAAATCAGGAGATGATGGATAACGATATCAAATACATTCCACTGGATGACAATCAGCTGTTCAGATTCAAGATTTATCAAACCCCTGAAGAAACTGTGCTCTTCTCTGATATCCACCACATTATTACAGACGGTGTTTCAATTGATCTTCTTTTCGAAGACATTATCAGCATGTACAACGGTGAAGATATCAATGAGGAAATTGTCGACGGATATGCTTACAGCTTAATTGAAGAGCAGCTCAGTGAAAACGAAGTTTCAAAAGAGTACTATAAAAACAAATTTGCTCAAGGATTTGAATCTACCGTTTTAACTCCGAATTTAAACGGAAATCCTGATGAGGCTGAAATCAAACTTATCGGTGAGAGAATCAACTCCAATTTCGTAAGATTATTCTGTCAGGATCATTCAATAAGTCCGAACGTGCTCTTTATGAGTGCTACAGTCCTGGCCTTAAACAAGTTCACATTCTCAGACAAGGCACTGATAACCACTATCTTCAACGGAAGGTCAAACTCCAATTACTACAATACCCAGGGAATGCTTGTAAAAACACTTCCTATAATGGTGAGCAGTGAAAACAGGGAGATGATGATTGAAGACTTCATCAAAGTAGTGGACAAAACATGGAAAGATTCATTAGTGCACAGCAATTACCCATATACAAAACTTTCCGAAGAGTATCAGCTGAAACCTGAATTCTTCTATGCTTACCACGGTGCATTTGAAACCGATAATCTGGAACTTAATGGAAACCGCTATGCTATGGAAGAACTTGACGGCACTGTTGCAACAGATTATAAAATCAACATGGACATTTACGATGACGGAGAAAACATTGGAATGTATATTGAGTACAATGACCAGATATACTCAGAGGATTATGCAAACGAATTCATGAGATCTATAAAATACATACTCTTCCAGTTCTTCACAAACGACATGGACAAATTAAGAATCAGTGAAATTGAACTTGCACCAAACTTCATGCTTCCTGAGTTTGAAGAGCTTGACAATCCTATCCTGCATAAACGTTTCGAAGCACAGGTAGCTGAAAAACCGGATGAAGTCGCTCTTGTTGCAAGTGATGAAACACTGACCTACCGGGAACTTGACGATAAGGCAAATCGTATAGCAAATGCATTAATCAGAAAAGGTGTTAGACCAAGAAGCAATATATTGATTATGCTTCCTCGTACTAGTGACCTGATTGCTTCAATTATCGGTGTATTAAAAGCAGGTTGTGCCTTCATACCACTCGATTTAAAGTTCCCTAAAGAAAGGATTGAGTACATATATGAAAACAGTCAAGCAGATTACATAATAAATATAGATGGCATCTCACCAAATTCACTATCCATTAAAGAATTGCTTGAAGAGGACAACACATCCGCTCCTGATGTAAGCATTACAAAAGATGACCTGGCATACATGATTTACACTTCAGGTTCAACAGGAAATCCTAAAGGTGTAATGATCAGCCATGAAAATGTATGTAACGAAACTGAAGGAAACCCTAAATGCGAATACAACAACCTCTTAAGCATTGCAACAATCGCATTCGATACCGCACTTGAAGATATCCTCACAGGCATAACAAACGGTATCAAAATCATCTTTGCAAATGACGATGAAATAAAAAGCATTGTTGAGCTGATTAGCCTGATAAAACGTGAAAGTCCGGAAGTAATGGAATTCACACCGTCAAGATTACTGTCATACCTTGAATTTGAAGAGTTCTGCGATGCAATCGGATGTGCTAAATGTATCGTAATGGGAGGAGAACAGTTCTCAGCAAAAGCATTCAACGGAGTCAGACAATACACTGATGCAAAAGTATACAACAGTTACGGACCGACAGAAGCAACAATCGCATCCAACTACAAAGAAATAACCGATCCTGAAAACATTACAATCGGAAAAGCACTCAAGAACTACGTAACTGAAGTAAGAGACATCGACGGCAAACTCCTGCCTAAAGGAGTAATGGGAGAGCTCTACATCGGAGGTATCGGAGTAGGTCAGGGATACTACAACATGCCTGAGAAAACCAAAGAAGTATACATGACCATTGATGATATCCCATACTACAAGAGCGGAGACTACGCAATAGAGCTTCCTGACGGAGACATTGACATCAAAGGAAGAATCGACAACCAGATTAAACTGAGAGGTTTAAGAATAGAAATCGGAGAAATCGAATCCAACATTTCCAACTTCCCAAATATCAAACAGAACATCGTTGTCATTAAGGAAATCAGAAACAACGAACATCTATGCGCATACTTCACAGCAGAAGATGAAATCAACAAGGACGAGCTTAAAGCATATCTGAGTGAAAGACTTACCCAGTATATGGTTCCAACAGTCTTTATGCAGATTGATGAAATGCCGCAAACTCCTAACGGTAAAACTGATGTTAAAGCATTGCCTGAGCCTAAATTAGAATTGACTTACGTAGCTCCTAAAAACAAGATGGAACAGACAATCTGTGCAATATACTCATCCATTTTGGACATAGACATCGTCGGTGCGGAAGACAACTTCTTTGAAATAGGAGGAACATCACTTATAGCATCCAAGCTAATCATTGAACTGCTCAAACAGGACTATAATGTGAAATATGATGATATATTCAGAAACCAGACTCCAAGAAAACTGGCAAGCTTCCTTTCAGGTGATGAAATGTCAGATGACCTGGATGTTGACATCATTGAAAACTATGATTACTCAAGGATTAATAGCCTTCTTGAGAAAAACACCTTTGAAAACTTCGCAAAAGGTACAAATCTGGAATTAGGAAATGTGCTGCTTACAGGAGTTACAGGATTCATGGGTATCCATGTATTATACGAATACATTAAAAATGAAGAAGGAACACTGTACTGTATGCTGCGTAAAGGTAAATTTGACAGCTGTGAAGAACGTTTAATCGATTTAATGAATTATTACTTCGATGAAGACTTAAGCGACCTTATCGGATCACGTATCATATTAAGTGAAGGAGACATAACCGAACTTGATGACTTCAAAAAGCTGGACGAATATCCTATTGACACAATTATCAACTGTGCGGCTATCGTAAAACACTACACTCACGACGATTACATCTTCAGAGTAAACGTAGACGGAGTAATTAACGGACTCGAATTTGCTGAGGCAAATAACATCAATTACGTCCAAATATCCACTACAAGTGTTTTAGATGAATACACAGAAGACACAGACATTACAGATATCCACTGTGATGAAAGAACCCTTTACTGGGGACAGGACTTATCCAACAAGTATCTCAACAGTAAATTCCTTGCAGAAAGAATGGTTCTTGAAAAGGCACTTTCCGGCCTTAACGTGAAAATCATCAGGGTTGGAAACCTTATGGGACGTGACTCAGACGGTGTGTTCCAGAAAAACTTCGATACAAATGCATTCCTGAACAACATCAAAGCTATCAAAAACTTGAAAGCCACTATTGCACCAATATCTGAAGAAATGGTTGAATTAAGCCCGATTGATTACGTTGCAAAAGCAACTCTCGAACTGGCTAAAACACCGAAAGAATGTACAGTATTCCATGCAGTCAGTGACAAATTAATACCTAACAGAGACATATTTGATGTTATCAGCTCATTCGGATATCCTATTGAAGAGGTCAGCCCTGAAGAATTCAGAGAAATCTATGAGCAGAATATGAATGAAAATATTCAGGGAATGATTACAGCCGATTTATCCATCAACGATTTCGATTTGGATGAAGATGCAGACATCGAAGAATATGAAGACGATGACGGCGAACTTGTCATGATTGACCAGACACTTGAAATACTTGATTCATTAGGATTCAACTGGCCTGAATGTGATAAAGATTATCTTACAAGATTTATAAATTACTTAAATGAGGTACATTACTTTGATTAG